From a region of the Burkholderiaceae bacterium DAT-1 genome:
- a CDS encoding DUF3472 domain-containing protein, whose translation MKHLIARIRSYSFHASILLACLSGLYAPPVRAAASCPNNATLTAVTPQAGWARMGAAFGSTLYNPAYSSNNTTDNPQKIKVRVSARGQAVVGCAVNFSPSNGSAASGWVYPDSPVTGEDGTVSAWWIAGSNNWQAINATMTRANGTTSTAMIQGNVAAHTTRANSVHIGYYSPSWDRFSIDVTPQSFPASTYYMAIGWNDGYSGIQPDRILFSIWAINGVDPIVIDKAGSTCQGFGGEGTGIQCFTPYKPKAGVTYHFDAETRAAANGMLDVSIYVTDTSGSANRFKVATMRYTPSSPYAMLGANSFVEDYGNGQSSCLKTATRTAHFSNIRYRDAATGQTSSITSGWGYGVYTPDHNEVCKNYQFSADAAGFTASTGGSSAGAPLDMPNGQSIQILEMPAQAPAIKK comes from the coding sequence ATGAAGCATCTCATAGCCCGAATTCGCTCCTACTCGTTTCACGCCAGCATTCTGCTTGCCTGCCTGTCGGGACTGTATGCGCCTCCCGTGCGAGCTGCTGCCTCCTGCCCGAACAATGCCACGCTCACTGCGGTCACCCCGCAAGCCGGTTGGGCACGAATGGGGGCAGCATTTGGTTCGACGCTGTACAACCCGGCTTATTCAAGTAACAACACAACGGACAACCCTCAGAAAATCAAAGTAAGGGTCAGTGCGCGCGGCCAGGCGGTGGTCGGGTGCGCCGTGAATTTTTCGCCCTCAAACGGCAGTGCCGCATCAGGCTGGGTCTACCCGGACAGCCCGGTAACCGGAGAAGATGGCACCGTTAGTGCATGGTGGATTGCGGGTTCGAATAATTGGCAGGCGATCAATGCAACAATGACCCGCGCCAATGGCACGACATCGACTGCCATGATTCAGGGTAATGTTGCCGCGCATACCACGCGTGCCAACTCGGTACATATCGGTTACTACTCGCCAAGCTGGGATCGCTTTTCAATAGATGTCACGCCGCAGAGTTTTCCTGCAAGTACCTACTACATGGCGATCGGCTGGAATGATGGCTACTCCGGCATCCAGCCCGATCGCATCCTGTTTTCAATCTGGGCGATCAACGGTGTAGATCCGATCGTCATCGACAAGGCAGGCTCGACATGTCAGGGCTTTGGCGGCGAAGGCACCGGGATTCAATGTTTTACACCTTACAAACCCAAGGCGGGAGTGACATACCACTTTGACGCAGAAACCCGGGCCGCAGCCAACGGCATGCTGGACGTCAGTATCTACGTTACAGACACCTCAGGCAGTGCTAATCGCTTCAAAGTAGCAACCATGCGCTATACGCCCTCATCACCATATGCCATGCTGGGCGCGAATAGTTTCGTTGAGGATTATGGTAATGGACAATCCAGTTGCCTGAAGACCGCAACACGTACGGCTCACTTCAGCAATATCAGATATCGCGATGCAGCGACAGGTCAAACTTCGTCGATTACCTCCGGTTGGGGGTACGGTGTATATACGCCGGATCACAATGAAGTCTGCAAAAACTACCAATTCTCGGCAGACGCCGCAGGATTCACGGCCAGCACAGGCGGATCTTCCGCCGGTGCACCGCTCGACATGCCAAACGGCCAGTCTATTCAGATTCTGGAGATGCCTGCTCAGGCACCCGCAATCAAAAAATAG